The Haloplanus sp. CK5-1 genome segment CGCCGCGGGTGGCCACCCCCGCCTGCTCGTGTGGGTGGCTGTGTTCGGGGACCGTCGCACCGGGATCGATGGTGTACCCCTGAACGCTCATCTCGTCGCCGGTCGCCAACTGCGAGAGGTGGACGTCGGGGACCGCTTCGACCGTCTCGGCGTCCTCGCTCGAACGGATCTCCATACACCGGGTCGAGAGCGGGCGCGCTTAAATCTCCGGGCGGGAGCGCGGTTCACGCCTCCTCGACCCGGACCTCGTCGCCGGGGTGGACGTCGTCGGCGACACCGGCGGGGAGTTCGATCACGGTGTCGGCGGCCCCGCGGCCGAGACCGGTCCAGGCCGACAGGCGGGCGACGCGTTCGACGCGGCCGTCGAGGATCCAGACGGCGTCGATGTCGAATGGCACACAGACCATGTGGAGCGTGCGGATGCCGGCGTCACCGAACGGGAACACCAGCGCATCGCCGGGAAAGGAGCGGCGGAACATCAGGCCACGCGCCTTGCCGAGGAGTGAGTCGGCGACGGCCGCGTCGGTCGCGAGAACACGCCGGTCGTCGCCGCGCCGGTGGACGACCCGTGCCATCGGCGTCAGAGCTGTCGCGAACCGGTGGGGGTAACCGAGTCGGTTCCCGACGCGCCGGTCGAGGAGCCGTCGAACGAGTCGGCGAGGGCGGTGACGGCGACGACCCCCGCGGCGGCGACGGTGGTGACGACGACGCCGACGGCGAGTTCGGCGACCGGCGAGAGCAGGTCGGTGAAGAGAGCGATTAGCGCGACAGCGAGGGGGACGGCGGCGACAGCGAGACCGACGGCGGCGAGCCGGGCGCGCGCACCGCGGGTCCGCGACCACGCGCGGCCGACCGCCCGGCCGATGGAGTCGCCGTCCGTCGCGACGGCGACGAACACCAGCGGCAGGTGGAGAAAGAGGAGCAGTCCGGGCAGGAGAAGCACCGCGAGGCCGACGCCGGCGGCGACGGTTCCGGCGACGGCGACGACGACGGCGCGACCGTAGGCGAGGACCGTCTCGTCGAGCGTCTCACCGGCACCGAGGGGGGCGACACTTCGAGCGAGCGCCGCGAGGAGGACGGCGAGGGCGACGGTGGCGACGGCGAGGCCGACGGCCGCTCCGGTCGCGGAGAGGGGGAGTGTCGCGTCGTAGGC includes the following:
- a CDS encoding cupin domain-containing protein — protein: MEIRSSEDAETVEAVPDVHLSQLATGDEMSVQGYTIDPGATVPEHSHPHEQAGVATRGEATFLVDGEERVVSAGDTYVIPGGHAHAVENRGDEPFEGVDVFSPPRTDPDWRD
- a CDS encoding DUF192 domain-containing protein produces the protein MARVVHRRGDDRRVLATDAAVADSLLGKARGLMFRRSFPGDALVFPFGDAGIRTLHMVCVPFDIDAVWILDGRVERVARLSAWTGLGRGAADTVIELPAGVADDVHPGDEVRVEEA